In a single window of the Bacillus clarus genome:
- a CDS encoding uridine kinase, with protein MHRQKRMKEIADHILKLNLTHPIRVGVSGITASGKTTFANELVEEITKRGEKVIRASIDDFHNPRVIRYAQGKESARGYYEDAHDYTAFKERLLMPLGPNGDLRYETISHNLITDILVHSQPLVAPPNMMLIVDGTFLFKKDIRSLFDYKIFVDTDFEIARKRGAKRETEAFGSYEEAEKMFLNRYHAACRMYIEEHNPKECADVVFCNSDFDNPVVVFNESK; from the coding sequence GTGCATCGCCAAAAACGAATGAAAGAAATTGCTGATCATATTTTAAAGTTAAACTTAACTCATCCAATAAGAGTTGGAGTGAGTGGTATTACAGCCTCCGGAAAAACAACATTTGCAAATGAACTAGTAGAAGAAATTACAAAGCGTGGTGAAAAAGTAATACGCGCAAGTATTGATGATTTTCATAACCCGAGGGTTATTCGATATGCCCAAGGAAAGGAATCAGCAAGAGGATATTATGAAGATGCACATGATTATACAGCCTTTAAAGAAAGGTTATTAATGCCTCTAGGACCTAATGGAGATTTACGTTATGAAACGATATCTCATAATTTAATAACGGATATCCTTGTACATAGTCAGCCTCTAGTGGCTCCACCTAATATGATGTTAATAGTAGATGGAACATTTTTATTTAAAAAAGATATTCGGTCTCTATTTGATTATAAAATTTTTGTAGATACAGATTTTGAGATTGCAAGAAAACGTGGTGCGAAGCGAGAAACTGAAGCTTTTGGAAGTTATGAAGAAGCTGAAAAAATGTTTTTGAACAGATATCATGCAGCTTGCCGGATGTATATAGAAGAGCATAATCCGAAAGAGTGTGCAGATGTTGTATTTTGTAATAGTGATTTTGATAATCCGGTAGTTGTTTTTAATGAAAGCAAGTAA
- a CDS encoding metallophosphoesterase family protein: MDKIAVISDIHGNIPALESVLKDIKLRGIERIICLGDLVGKGPHSSEVIEIVRKECEGVVMGNWDDFITKPTEFEALKWHQKQLLEEQNEYLRSLPFSIEFYMSGKLIRMFHASPRSLYERIQPHASREERVSMFENSDLTENIAGERKPDVVCYGDVHQAFVQNFRGKTLCNAGSVGNPLEITQASYLIFEGTYNEKEAASFSIQLVRVPYDIELAIRLAEELHMPEIEEYKQELRTALYRGFKGK; encoded by the coding sequence TTGGATAAAATAGCGGTAATTTCAGATATTCATGGTAATATTCCGGCATTAGAATCTGTGCTGAAAGATATTAAATTAAGAGGAATTGAGCGCATTATTTGTCTTGGCGATTTAGTAGGAAAAGGCCCTCATTCTAGCGAAGTAATTGAAATTGTTCGTAAAGAATGTGAAGGAGTCGTAATGGGAAACTGGGATGATTTCATTACAAAACCGACTGAATTTGAAGCGTTAAAATGGCATCAAAAACAACTGTTAGAAGAACAAAATGAGTATTTAAGAAGTTTACCATTTTCAATCGAGTTTTATATGAGTGGGAAACTTATTCGTATGTTCCACGCTTCACCAAGAAGTTTATATGAAAGAATTCAACCACACGCTTCAAGAGAAGAACGTGTTAGTATGTTCGAAAATAGTGATCTCACAGAGAATATAGCAGGGGAAAGAAAACCAGATGTCGTTTGCTACGGTGACGTTCACCAAGCGTTCGTTCAAAATTTCAGAGGGAAAACGTTATGTAATGCTGGTAGTGTAGGAAATCCTCTTGAAATTACACAAGCTTCCTATTTAATTTTTGAAGGAACTTACAATGAAAAAGAAGCAGCGAGCTTTTCTATTCAACTCGTACGTGTGCCGTATGATATTGAATTAGCCATTCGATTAGCGGAAGAACTTCATATGCCAGAAATTGAGGAATACAAGCAGGAGTTACGGACTGCTTTGTATCGAGGGTTTAAAGGGAAGTAA
- a CDS encoding aminoglycoside phosphotransferase family protein — MEEMLRAIERKLEWPHIIKCTAISKGFSHEEKYKIELENRETYFVKVCDSAKFERKQEEYTYMKQLESLHISTPKLIHFIRLEELNKCVQVFEWIDGVNGEESLGKLSVKEQYNVGRKAGEMLKKIHTIERESASDKWETFRWNKYERYLDALADYEVDFLDLKPVLRFVENHKDLLKNRPITFLHDDFHPANSMIHNNEFIVIDFGGYDFGDPIHDFYNVAIFTTRISNPFAVGQVHGYCGGDPSLHFWKLYSLYAAMTFPADIVWTNRSTPHLVDDMKERLNRILEDHNHFSSYVPKWY; from the coding sequence GTGGAAGAAATGTTAAGAGCGATAGAGAGAAAACTAGAATGGCCTCATATTATTAAATGTACAGCTATTTCAAAAGGGTTTTCGCATGAAGAGAAATATAAAATTGAACTAGAGAATCGAGAAACGTATTTTGTAAAAGTATGTGATTCTGCTAAGTTTGAACGAAAACAAGAAGAATATACGTATATGAAACAATTGGAGTCATTACATATCTCAACGCCGAAGTTAATTCATTTCATAAGACTTGAAGAATTAAATAAATGTGTTCAAGTATTTGAATGGATTGATGGTGTAAATGGTGAAGAGAGTTTAGGGAAGTTATCGGTGAAAGAACAGTATAATGTAGGAAGAAAAGCAGGAGAAATGTTAAAGAAGATTCACACGATAGAAAGAGAAAGTGCGAGTGATAAGTGGGAAACGTTTCGATGGAATAAATACGAAAGATACTTAGATGCATTAGCAGACTATGAAGTAGACTTTCTTGATTTGAAGCCAGTATTAAGATTTGTAGAGAATCATAAAGACTTATTGAAAAATCGTCCTATCACATTTTTACATGATGACTTCCATCCAGCAAATAGTATGATTCACAATAATGAGTTTATCGTTATCGATTTTGGTGGGTATGATTTTGGCGATCCAATACACGATTTTTATAACGTAGCGATTTTTACTACAAGAATAAGCAACCCATTTGCGGTTGGACAAGTTCACGGTTATTGCGGAGGCGATCCATCGCTCCATTTTTGGAAGCTGTATTCATTATACGCAGCGATGACATTCCCAGCGGATATCGTATGGACAAATCGAAGTACACCGCATTTAGTAGATGATATGAAAGAGAGATTGAACCGAATTTTAGAAGATCATAATCATTTTTCATCCTATGTTCCGAAATGGTATTAA